The Salvelinus alpinus chromosome 21, SLU_Salpinus.1, whole genome shotgun sequence genome has a segment encoding these proteins:
- the LOC139548652 gene encoding succinate receptor 1-like, with product MLDDFLLQYYLTPAYALEFALGFPSNLLVVLGYVFCLPEWKSTNVYLFNLAVSDLIFLCTLPRLSYLYANAQLEDSDFGCTINRYILHTNLYSSILFMVWVSMDRFLLVRHPSRLHFLLTKKAALCLSLMTWVAVNMQVAPLILYMVQDMRKGNWSLCKDFGSLGIMDNLLGYSLGLTVTGYLLPLLGLGFFSYHINRLLRVQAKVIQGKGTSFRRPVRVVSAVAAMFLVLYLPYHLMRNVRIASRHPWAGLSDCHKIYIESAYILTRPVAFFHSVINPVFYFFMGDKFRELLLAKIRGLVRQLKQRTGIAM from the coding sequence ATGCTAGATGACTTCCTGTTGCAGTACTACCTGACTCCCGCCTATGCCCTGGAGTTTGCCCTGGGTTTCCCCAGCAACCTGCTGGTGGTCCTGGGTTATGTGTTCTGCCTGCCAGAGTGGAAGAGCACCAATGTTTACCTGTTCAACCTCGCTGTCTCTGATCTCATCTTTCTGTGCACGCTGCCACGCCTCTCCTACCTGTACGCCAACGCCCAATTAGAAGACAGCGACTTCGGCTGCACCATCAACCGCTATATTCTCCATACCAACCTCTACTCCTCCATCCTTTTCATGGTGTGGGTCAGCATGGACCGCTTCCTGCTCGTACGACACCCGTCACGACTTCACTTCCTGTTGACCAAGAAGGCGGCCCTCTGCTTGTCTCTCATGACCTGGGTGGCAGTTAACATGCAGGTGGCCCCCCTAATATTGTACATGGTCCAGGACATGCGGAAAGGGAACTGGAGCTTATGTAAGGACTTTGGGAGCCTGGGGATTATGGATAACTTGCTGGGATACAGCCTGGGCCTGACGGTGACTGGCTACCTGCTGCCTCTGCTGGGGCTTGGCTTCTTCAGTTACCACATCAACCGGCTTCTCCGTGTCCAGGCGAAAGTGATTCAGGGCAAGGGGACATCATTCCGCCGGCCCGTACGGGTGGTCTCTGCTGTAGCGGCCATGTTTCTGGTACTGTATCTGCCCTATCATTTGATGAGGAATGTGAGGATAGCGTCGCGGCATCCCTGGGCAGGGCTGTCTGACTGCCAcaagatatatatagagagtgcATACATCCTGACCAGGCCGGTGGCGTTCTTCCATAGTGTAATTAACCCTGTGTTCTACTTCTTCATGGGAGACAAGTTCAGAGAGCTCCTATTGGCCAAGATCAGAGGCCTGGTGAGACAGCTAAAACAGAGGACAGGGATCGCAATGTGA